One Paraglaciecola mesophila genomic region harbors:
- a CDS encoding EAL domain-containing protein — protein MSNEAKVNILVCDDDLTARILMKETLASDSIEVIEAENGQRAIEQFEKHSPALLLLDVSMPKMNGFEVCEHIREHKKGKHIPIIMVTGSDDLESIHKSYAVGATDFIAKPIKWPILGERVKYILRASQAFADLVTQQQELHQLAFYDSLTGLPNRQYLMQDLQRFLAMAQRNHYQAAMLFIDLDRFKRINDTMGHSYGDKLLRKVAHRLQANLRDSDTFARVGSEQSSQEPQLSSFGGDEFTIFLSRLNDPNEAMLVAERVIRSFSTPFQLEQFEVVVTPSIGISMFPNDGDNAETLLKNADTAMYFAKQSGRCCYKFYQDSMNAKAAARLQLEQDLRRALKSDEIVPFYQPQICAQSGRIVGVEALVRWLPAKGGIIPPDEFIPIAEETGLINELGRLVLERGCYQAKQWFNEGNPVRMAINVSAHQFRQLDFTQVVADVLRQSGLAPELLELELTESVIMSDAEENIARLIELKALGVSLAVDDFGTGYSSLSYLKRFPIDILKIDRSFMCDVNSAPDDLAIVEAILALAESLKLGVIAEGIEYGSQIAILKNTKQLLLQGYLFSRPVAAEYISPLLNQDFNHLMPGL, from the coding sequence ATGTCGAATGAGGCAAAAGTTAACATTCTCGTTTGTGATGATGACCTAACAGCGCGGATCTTAATGAAAGAAACGCTAGCGAGCGACAGTATTGAGGTCATCGAAGCCGAAAATGGCCAGCGGGCAATTGAGCAGTTCGAAAAGCATTCACCAGCGCTTCTATTGCTTGATGTGTCGATGCCCAAGATGAATGGCTTTGAGGTGTGTGAACATATTCGTGAGCACAAGAAAGGTAAACATATTCCTATCATTATGGTAACGGGCTCTGATGATCTGGAATCCATTCATAAATCCTATGCGGTAGGCGCAACAGACTTTATCGCTAAACCCATTAAATGGCCCATTTTGGGGGAACGGGTTAAGTATATTTTGCGTGCCAGTCAGGCATTCGCTGATTTAGTGACGCAACAGCAAGAGCTTCATCAATTGGCATTTTATGACTCGTTAACTGGGCTACCTAATCGCCAATACCTTATGCAGGATTTACAACGTTTTTTAGCCATGGCCCAGCGTAATCATTATCAGGCTGCCATGCTATTTATCGACCTTGATCGCTTTAAGCGTATCAACGACACCATGGGGCACAGCTACGGCGATAAATTGTTGCGCAAAGTGGCACATCGTTTACAGGCCAATCTGCGGGACAGTGACACCTTTGCTCGTGTGGGCTCAGAACAATCTAGCCAAGAACCGCAGTTGTCGAGTTTTGGTGGGGATGAATTTACTATATTTTTAAGCCGATTAAACGATCCTAACGAAGCCATGCTGGTGGCAGAGCGTGTGATACGTAGCTTTAGTACGCCATTTCAATTAGAGCAGTTTGAAGTTGTGGTCACCCCAAGTATCGGCATTTCAATGTTCCCTAATGATGGAGATAACGCCGAAACCTTGCTTAAAAATGCCGACACTGCCATGTACTTTGCCAAACAGTCTGGCCGTTGTTGTTATAAATTTTATCAAGACTCAATGAATGCTAAGGCGGCAGCACGTTTGCAGTTAGAGCAAGATTTGCGCAGAGCGCTTAAGAGCGACGAGATTGTACCCTTTTATCAACCTCAGATTTGTGCCCAGTCAGGGCGTATAGTCGGGGTGGAAGCGTTAGTGCGTTGGCTTCCAGCGAAAGGAGGGATTATCCCACCGGATGAGTTTATTCCTATTGCAGAAGAAACTGGCCTGATAAATGAGTTAGGCCGTTTGGTGTTAGAGAGAGGGTGTTATCAAGCGAAACAATGGTTCAATGAAGGCAATCCTGTACGTATGGCAATCAATGTGTCGGCTCATCAGTTTAGGCAATTAGATTTTACCCAAGTCGTAGCAGACGTATTACGGCAATCTGGCCTTGCCCCTGAATTACTGGAGTTAGAGCTGACCGAATCGGTGATTATGAGCGATGCAGAAGAAAATATAGCTCGCTTGATTGAATTAAAAGCCTTGGGTGTTTCATTAGCTGTTGATGATTTTGGAACTGGGTACTCGTCATTAAGTTATTTGAAACGCTTTCCTATCGACATACTCAAAATAGACCGCTCATTTATGTGTGATGTTAATTCAGCTCCCGATGATTTAGCGATAGTCGAGGCGATACTTGCGCTGGCAGAAAGTTTGAAGCTCGGGGTGATTGCGGAAGGAATTGAGTATGGAAGCCAGATTGCCATTTTGAAAAACACTAAGCAATTATTATTACAAGGTTACTTGTTTTCACGCCCTGTTGCAGCGGAATATATTTCGCCGTTGCTTAACCAAGACTTTAACCATTTGATGCCAGGATTATGA
- a CDS encoding hybrid sensor histidine kinase/response regulator codes for MFKTGIYWFVCFLTFSLNAHSADSPNFSFTPAELSQQLTQKTVRQIYQDSTGYIWVVTQEGISRYDGYQLLSFVHDPRKPDSLSSDNVRAILEDHKQRLWIATDGGGLNLFNSAKQTFSHWKATKNSTNSPTSNRQQSLYLDSENNIWLGYRDGNFSRFNPDNMSFEHFDTRTLLPELEKDAAITAIIEDGQCIWLATDGNGLLKLDKQTNTLIRLHTGATNPFFSDRLTQLFIDVQQRLWITSHDAGISMLDPQRLKFTTWQHNENQPSSIAADLVHTIYQDQKQRIWLGTEAGASLWNGRNKFTSYNTEDGLSDNKVLSILQDPSGLMWFGTYNGITKNIEVPFEHIDSGLASNVVLGFAETKSSTGERAIWVASYGGLTRLNSQGEVSAVINKSSKPALQDARVMTVRGDNNLLWFGTRGSGLGRLNVDTMNIETFVHDPDNPNSLSFNGVTSVFPDSAGNIWVGTFGGGLNYLPAGSTDFVHYRADENNPRSLNSDRVLAMYQLLDGTIIVGTVAGINVMDPVTLDFDHIEHQPDDFDSLSAPMAWAFYQDAKAQLWVGTQGGGLNKWSAQDKALLHNHFTRYDSFSGLPSSHIYAILQDDREHLWLSSTAGLTRLNPDTGHVRHFDTSQGLKDSEFNFGAGFKDSQGVMYFGGNAGVVRFHPDDIKDSDVVPPVVLVRIKKLNEQVWFDVPYQRLQGLELDYKDYFISFEFAALDFNAPGLNQYRYKLEGLDPNWIELEYRRLATFTNLPAGDYVLKVQASNNQGLWNTQGVSLPINVLPPPWKTLWAYALYGLIVLLIMLNIIWRYRQKRMREMKQLIELEEKVEERTKELRHANTQLEHSMEETEKARRLAEQASKEKSDFLAIMSHEIRTPMNGVLGMTEVLLSSDLKPKQQHFAQLVYRSGRLLLDLLNNILDFSKLEAGKATLESVPVDLEALIEEVTDLFSEAAYNKGLNINAILSPEPLPQVYADPARLRQIIANLTSNAIKFTERGEVNVSIKRVACHNILSGGDDAGVQHSGFVFCVQDTGIGMAPDRQQKVFEMFTQADASTTRKYGGTGLGLAICKQLTALMGGNLGVQSNIGEGSRFSLEVDLPLTANPLAQLGSIDNCPTVHLVNLTGGLGQSIEVMLGKLNIKAVHVQRVKSELASAKNGLWISQAEYERTLLEAGIPLSNWICLLPTSQWQENDTRNILPLPVHFSGLHNSISRALGIETEEQQRLDDDLRNHQRFEANILVAEDSLTNQEVAKSMLGLLGCEAWLADNGAEAVEQINLQRPDLVLMDCQMPVMDGYAATRAIRKNWPDIPIVALTAGMGDNLRQQCLDAGMNDVMSKPFSLQELEQTLLRFLPVPSGQKSRDVFEAPTLPEHTSPDKNSGEAFKVNQQAQTHDQTEALDVVSERAPNEPDPVEQDTLLDMSTVETLRKISQDTGNPVFERVLDAFKQEAEKLVSQLVGQVQQEPLDFLTIGETAHALKSMSGNAGAKALYELCRELEEKMKNTQSDNIHSLVQRIQLAFTTSSEKLETFRHVE; via the coding sequence ATGTTCAAAACAGGAATTTATTGGTTTGTATGTTTTCTCACTTTTAGCCTTAATGCGCACAGTGCTGATAGCCCGAATTTCAGCTTCACCCCAGCGGAATTAAGTCAGCAATTAACACAAAAAACAGTACGTCAAATATATCAAGACTCTACCGGTTATATATGGGTTGTCACCCAAGAAGGTATAAGTCGCTATGATGGCTATCAACTCCTTAGTTTTGTACACGACCCACGCAAGCCCGATAGCCTAAGCTCAGATAATGTTCGAGCGATACTTGAAGATCATAAACAGCGCTTGTGGATTGCTACTGATGGAGGTGGCTTAAACCTCTTCAATTCGGCCAAACAAACCTTTTCTCATTGGAAAGCCACAAAAAATTCAACCAATTCACCCACTTCAAACAGGCAACAGTCACTATACTTAGATTCTGAAAATAATATTTGGCTAGGTTATCGAGATGGTAACTTTAGTCGTTTTAACCCAGACAATATGTCGTTTGAGCATTTCGATACGCGCACACTTCTACCCGAGCTAGAAAAAGACGCAGCAATCACAGCAATCATTGAAGATGGTCAGTGTATTTGGTTAGCCACTGACGGAAATGGGTTACTTAAGCTCGACAAGCAAACCAATACACTAATACGCCTGCATACAGGTGCCACCAATCCATTCTTTAGTGATCGACTAACTCAACTATTCATTGATGTACAACAACGTTTATGGATAACCAGTCATGATGCTGGGATCAGTATGCTGGATCCACAGCGCTTAAAGTTTACTACTTGGCAGCACAATGAAAATCAGCCTAGCAGTATCGCGGCTGATTTAGTTCACACTATTTATCAAGATCAGAAGCAACGTATTTGGTTAGGAACCGAAGCGGGAGCGAGTCTTTGGAACGGACGCAATAAATTCACTAGCTACAATACAGAAGATGGCTTAAGCGATAATAAAGTGTTGTCGATTTTGCAAGACCCTTCTGGGTTGATGTGGTTCGGGACATATAACGGCATTACGAAGAATATCGAGGTGCCGTTTGAGCATATTGATAGCGGATTAGCTAGCAATGTTGTACTTGGTTTTGCTGAAACAAAGTCATCCACTGGTGAGCGGGCTATTTGGGTCGCAAGTTATGGGGGCTTAACGCGTCTTAATAGCCAGGGCGAAGTCAGCGCGGTGATTAACAAAAGCAGTAAACCCGCTCTACAAGATGCAAGGGTTATGACAGTGCGTGGTGATAACAATCTACTTTGGTTTGGTACCCGAGGCAGTGGATTAGGGCGACTTAATGTGGATACGATGAACATCGAGACCTTTGTCCATGACCCGGACAATCCCAATAGTTTGAGTTTTAACGGAGTGACTAGTGTATTTCCTGATAGTGCGGGCAATATATGGGTTGGTACGTTCGGTGGAGGCTTAAATTACTTACCCGCAGGAAGTACTGATTTTGTTCATTACCGAGCAGATGAAAATAATCCTAGAAGCCTTAATAGCGATAGAGTGCTCGCAATGTATCAGTTGCTAGATGGAACGATAATTGTTGGGACTGTGGCCGGCATCAATGTTATGGATCCAGTCACGCTTGATTTTGATCATATAGAACACCAGCCTGATGATTTTGATAGTTTATCTGCTCCCATGGCGTGGGCCTTTTACCAAGACGCCAAAGCGCAATTATGGGTCGGAACCCAAGGCGGTGGTCTCAATAAATGGTCTGCCCAAGACAAAGCTCTGCTTCACAATCACTTCACCCGTTATGACAGTTTTAGTGGCTTACCCAGTAGTCATATCTATGCAATCTTACAAGATGATAGAGAGCACTTATGGCTGAGCAGTACAGCGGGTTTAACCCGTTTGAACCCAGATACAGGGCACGTACGTCATTTCGATACCTCCCAAGGCTTAAAAGACAGTGAGTTTAATTTTGGTGCAGGTTTTAAGGACAGCCAAGGGGTCATGTATTTTGGTGGTAATGCCGGAGTTGTGCGTTTTCACCCTGACGATATCAAAGACAGTGACGTGGTACCGCCCGTGGTCTTGGTACGCATTAAAAAGTTAAATGAGCAGGTATGGTTTGATGTGCCTTACCAACGTTTGCAAGGCTTAGAGCTTGACTACAAAGATTATTTTATTTCTTTTGAATTTGCCGCGCTTGATTTCAATGCCCCTGGTTTAAATCAATATCGTTACAAGTTAGAAGGTCTGGATCCAAATTGGATAGAGCTAGAGTATCGGCGGCTGGCGACGTTTACTAATCTCCCCGCAGGTGACTATGTACTGAAAGTGCAAGCCAGTAACAATCAGGGTTTATGGAACACCCAAGGTGTTTCGTTACCCATTAATGTGTTACCACCGCCTTGGAAGACCCTATGGGCCTATGCACTTTATGGCCTGATTGTTTTACTAATCATGCTGAATATTATCTGGCGATATCGGCAAAAACGTATGCGTGAGATGAAACAGCTGATTGAACTCGAAGAGAAGGTAGAAGAGCGCACTAAAGAACTACGCCATGCTAATACTCAGCTTGAACACTCCATGGAAGAAACTGAAAAAGCCCGTAGGTTAGCCGAACAAGCGAGTAAAGAGAAAAGTGACTTCTTAGCCATTATGAGTCACGAAATTCGTACCCCAATGAACGGGGTATTGGGGATGACCGAGGTACTGCTAAGTTCTGATCTGAAGCCAAAACAACAACATTTTGCTCAATTAGTTTATCGCTCTGGTAGGCTATTGCTGGACTTACTCAACAATATTTTGGATTTCTCAAAGCTGGAGGCCGGCAAGGCCACGCTGGAGTCTGTGCCAGTTGACTTAGAAGCCCTTATTGAGGAAGTGACGGATCTATTTAGTGAAGCCGCTTATAATAAAGGGCTGAATATAAATGCCATTTTATCACCAGAACCCTTACCGCAAGTGTATGCGGACCCTGCACGATTACGCCAGATTATTGCCAACCTAACCAGTAACGCAATCAAGTTTACCGAGCGCGGGGAAGTGAACGTCAGTATTAAGCGTGTCGCCTGTCACAATATTCTTTCAGGTGGGGATGATGCCGGTGTTCAACATAGCGGTTTTGTTTTCTGCGTTCAGGATACAGGGATTGGTATGGCGCCAGATCGCCAGCAAAAAGTATTTGAAATGTTTACCCAAGCGGATGCATCAACCACGCGGAAATACGGTGGTACTGGACTCGGTTTAGCCATATGTAAGCAATTAACTGCCCTAATGGGAGGTAACTTAGGTGTACAGTCTAATATCGGTGAAGGCAGTCGCTTTAGTTTGGAAGTTGATCTCCCCCTGACGGCAAACCCGCTGGCGCAACTTGGATCGATTGATAATTGCCCGACGGTGCACTTGGTCAACCTAACGGGAGGCTTAGGCCAATCAATCGAGGTTATGCTTGGAAAATTAAATATAAAAGCGGTGCACGTACAGCGCGTTAAATCTGAGTTAGCCAGTGCTAAAAATGGCTTATGGATCAGCCAAGCTGAATATGAGCGTACTTTGTTAGAGGCTGGGATCCCCTTGTCGAACTGGATCTGTTTACTTCCCACTTCACAGTGGCAGGAGAATGACACACGAAACATATTGCCATTGCCAGTGCACTTTAGTGGCTTACATAACAGCATAAGTCGCGCTTTGGGTATTGAAACTGAGGAGCAACAGCGTCTAGATGACGACCTTCGAAATCACCAGCGGTTTGAAGCAAATATTCTGGTAGCAGAAGACAGCCTCACCAACCAGGAAGTCGCTAAAAGCATGTTAGGTCTCTTGGGGTGTGAAGCTTGGCTTGCTGACAATGGTGCAGAGGCGGTTGAGCAAATCAATCTGCAACGGCCTGACCTAGTGCTCATGGACTGCCAAATGCCAGTAATGGATGGTTATGCGGCTACCAGAGCAATCCGTAAAAATTGGCCTGATATTCCCATTGTCGCGCTCACAGCTGGGATGGGTGACAATTTACGCCAACAGTGTTTGGATGCCGGCATGAATGACGTTATGTCTAAACCTTTTTCGTTGCAAGAGTTAGAGCAAACACTGCTTCGCTTTTTGCCTGTACCTAGCGGGCAGAAATCTAGAGATGTTTTTGAAGCGCCGACGTTACCGGAGCACACTTCACCGGATAAAAATAGCGGCGAAGCGTTCAAGGTAAATCAACAAGCGCAAACTCATGACCAAACAGAGGCGCTTGATGTCGTGTCAGAGCGTGCGCCAAATGAGCCTGATCCTGTTGAGCAAGATACTCTACTGGATATGTCAACAGTCGAAACGTTGCGCAAAATTTCCCAAGACACAGGCAATCCAGTGTTTGAGCGAGTACTCGACGCATTCAAGCAAGAGGCCGAAAAACTCGTTTCTCAGTTGGTTGGGCAAGTACAGCAAGAGCCCCTCGATTTCTTAACGATTGGTGAAACAGCGCATGCGCTTAAGTCGATGTCGGGGAACGCTGGGGCAAAAGCCTTATACGAATTGTGTAGAGAGCTAGAGGAAAAAATGAAGAATACTCAAAGTGATAATATTCATTCTTTAGTTCAGCGCATTCAGTTGGCGTTTACTACTAGCAGCGAGAAATTGGAGACATTCAGACATGTCGAATGA
- a CDS encoding sigma 54-interacting transcriptional regulator, with the protein MIQSSPVFSAFVEDIERIRLYVEKPNVPLVAELQQYVAATEFQFDIVLLSSALTDNDTPEQYLGGALLVACDSQEHALTLTEEYALLEQPVHWLVENTVDLQNNQLIPGHHFVDWRAAGVLTMMLSQLKQQANIHQDKVYVEHKLALLSDCLGSLSLTLSADGTIKHINQELMLKMGTKGLSAKGQRWQTSLPIPSSTAKTRMQQILADLSHTHSMTRLPPFPIQLDKTVLMVDGVAGPLPNDESLLILRQVAQWQSHEWVEQLSEQSTPVTLLLVNPDDFAELNRMHGREVGDQVLEEIMQCMFQVLRADDFASRYSGAVFAAHLPETNEQQGQVLASRMLQKLRSQAFSKKKLNLAFSFGLATLDSEELLGEQSPLELFRRANAALQAARSIGGGKLVSWQPQFDANILANLDRMSGKFSQAPSDDFRLMNLQWDIIRLIGSTHSLQTFSSQVCQLLATGLQSKFTGLYMQQGAHFKCLSSRLTSSDIDEDTIHQWAKTHIKLAPNGSKLVQPTAALGSFHYVVIPLVTRSHCVGFLLACWESSAQESAKKCAEQLAQVTPNLAAAIDRIMLLEQDENRRVGADKELSGEHELLFESPAMRTLMQQVQLVAPTDASVLIIGESGTGKEVIAQQIHNHSLHPDKPFITVDCSTIVEHLMESELFGHRRGAFTGATSDQPGKIAQADGGTLFLDEVGELPLDIQSKLLRFVQEKTFVAVGDQRVRKVDVRLVLATNRNLPDEVAQGRFRADLYYRINVFTLNLPALNERGNDPLMLARHFIQKFARQYNKDISDFSTASLGKLEKYHWPGNVRELRNCMMRAVILCSEGYIEPEHLILQEPSDDNVVPIKPNVASIPSINACDVSEVQSEELRQVAVLLTEVVALVKQQAKVLSVSNWLEKQWLNQCVLKWGSLYQVAQQLAQSESTIRRRYAKLNKQDFSQDELSPLTERCNHLFESMLDTETHNTLWPSIEATLHQIVIQQDVSQQQKAKLLDVTQPTLRKIIQQSQG; encoded by the coding sequence ATGATTCAAAGCTCTCCTGTATTTTCCGCCTTCGTTGAGGATATTGAACGTATTAGATTGTATGTTGAAAAGCCCAATGTACCGCTTGTGGCTGAGTTGCAGCAGTACGTTGCCGCAACTGAGTTTCAATTCGATATTGTGCTATTGAGTTCGGCACTAACGGATAATGACACACCTGAGCAATATCTAGGTGGCGCGCTGTTAGTCGCATGCGACTCACAAGAACATGCACTAACCCTGACAGAAGAGTACGCTTTGTTAGAACAACCAGTGCATTGGCTGGTCGAAAATACTGTTGATTTGCAAAACAATCAGTTAATCCCAGGGCATCACTTTGTTGATTGGCGAGCCGCTGGTGTGCTAACCATGATGCTAAGCCAATTGAAACAACAAGCTAATATTCACCAAGACAAGGTGTACGTGGAGCACAAGTTAGCTTTGTTATCTGATTGCTTGGGGAGTTTATCGCTTACGTTAAGCGCCGATGGCACGATTAAGCACATTAACCAAGAGTTAATGTTGAAAATGGGTACTAAGGGGCTTTCCGCCAAGGGACAACGCTGGCAGACCAGTCTACCTATACCGTCGAGTACGGCGAAGACGCGAATGCAGCAAATTTTAGCGGACTTAAGTCATACTCACTCAATGACTAGGCTTCCTCCTTTTCCTATTCAATTAGATAAAACCGTATTGATGGTCGATGGGGTCGCAGGGCCGCTTCCTAACGATGAAAGTTTGCTTATTTTACGGCAAGTTGCCCAGTGGCAGAGTCATGAATGGGTTGAACAATTAAGTGAGCAAAGCACACCCGTCACCTTGTTGCTGGTTAACCCGGACGACTTTGCCGAATTAAACCGAATGCATGGGCGAGAAGTCGGCGACCAAGTGCTTGAAGAGATCATGCAATGTATGTTCCAGGTACTTCGCGCAGATGATTTTGCCAGTCGATATAGCGGAGCCGTTTTTGCAGCTCATTTACCCGAAACTAATGAACAGCAAGGCCAAGTGCTAGCATCACGCATGCTACAGAAACTGCGAAGTCAGGCTTTTTCAAAAAAGAAACTCAATCTTGCGTTTAGTTTTGGACTTGCTACCTTGGACTCTGAAGAGCTTTTAGGTGAGCAATCACCATTGGAGTTATTCAGACGAGCCAATGCAGCTCTTCAAGCTGCCCGTAGCATTGGAGGCGGGAAGCTAGTCAGTTGGCAGCCTCAGTTTGATGCTAATATTTTGGCCAACCTTGACCGTATGAGCGGCAAGTTTTCTCAAGCCCCCAGTGACGATTTCAGGTTAATGAACCTTCAGTGGGATATTATTCGCCTAATCGGCAGCACACATTCTTTACAGACATTTTCATCGCAAGTATGCCAGTTGCTGGCAACCGGGCTACAGAGTAAGTTTACCGGTTTGTATATGCAGCAAGGTGCGCACTTTAAGTGTCTGTCATCTCGCTTGACTAGCTCTGACATTGATGAAGATACCATTCACCAGTGGGCCAAAACACATATTAAGCTGGCCCCTAACGGGAGCAAGTTAGTACAACCAACGGCTGCGCTTGGTTCCTTTCATTATGTGGTCATTCCTTTAGTTACGCGCAGCCATTGTGTCGGGTTTCTATTGGCATGCTGGGAGTCATCCGCTCAAGAAAGTGCCAAAAAATGCGCTGAACAACTTGCCCAGGTCACCCCAAATTTAGCGGCGGCAATTGATCGAATCATGTTACTAGAGCAAGACGAAAATAGGCGTGTTGGTGCGGATAAAGAGCTATCAGGTGAGCACGAATTGTTGTTTGAATCACCTGCAATGCGTACCTTAATGCAACAAGTTCAATTAGTGGCCCCCACGGATGCATCTGTGTTAATTATCGGTGAATCAGGTACGGGTAAAGAGGTGATCGCTCAGCAGATCCACAATCACAGTTTGCATCCTGATAAACCATTTATAACGGTTGATTGCTCGACCATTGTAGAACACCTTATGGAAAGTGAGTTGTTTGGCCACAGACGTGGAGCCTTTACTGGGGCAACAAGTGATCAACCGGGTAAAATTGCGCAAGCAGACGGCGGTACTTTGTTTTTAGATGAAGTAGGCGAGCTACCACTGGATATTCAATCAAAGTTACTGCGTTTTGTGCAGGAAAAAACGTTCGTTGCTGTGGGTGACCAGAGGGTGCGTAAGGTGGATGTACGCTTGGTTTTGGCGACCAACAGAAACTTACCTGATGAGGTGGCACAAGGGCGTTTCCGAGCCGATTTATATTATCGTATCAATGTATTTACTTTAAATCTGCCTGCCTTGAATGAGAGGGGAAATGATCCGCTCATGCTAGCTCGACACTTTATTCAAAAGTTTGCCCGCCAATATAATAAAGATATTAGCGACTTTTCTACCGCGTCACTGGGTAAGCTAGAGAAGTATCACTGGCCTGGAAACGTGCGCGAATTACGTAACTGCATGATGCGAGCGGTCATTTTGTGTTCAGAAGGATATATAGAGCCAGAGCATCTTATTTTACAAGAACCATCAGATGATAATGTGGTACCGATTAAACCAAATGTCGCGTCAATTCCATCGATTAACGCCTGTGACGTAAGTGAAGTTCAAAGTGAAGAACTAAGACAAGTCGCCGTGCTGCTCACTGAAGTGGTTGCGCTGGTAAAACAGCAAGCCAAGGTGTTATCCGTGAGTAACTGGTTAGAAAAACAATGGTTGAATCAATGTGTTTTAAAATGGGGGAGTTTATATCAGGTCGCACAACAGTTAGCTCAATCCGAATCTACCATTCGCAGACGCTACGCTAAGCTCAACAAACAAGATTTCAGCCAAGATGAGTTATCTCCATTGACTGAGCGTTGCAATCATTTGTTTGAGAGTATGCTTGATACCGAGACGCATAATACTTTGTGGCCAAGTATAGAGGCGACATTGCATCAAATAGTCATTCAACAAGACGTAAGTCAACAGCAGAAAGCCAAACTGCTAGACGTGACGCAGCCTACCTTACGCAAAATTATCCAACAATCTCAAGGGTGA